Genomic window (Pirellulaceae bacterium):
CGACGAGGCGGACGCGATCGGTGAGCGTGAAATCGCACAAAGTGAAAACATCTACGTCATCCAGGAAGACCTTGAAGCCTACTTTAATCGGGTCCAACAAGGCAAATACAAGACGGTAATCAATGAGATGCGAGATAGCCACGTGGTCAACGAGCTGGCCAACCTGGCGGACACTGTGCGCATCAATCTCAACGGCCAATCGATTGCTCAGGCCGAATTCTGGGCAGATACTTTAGACCGATGGGCGGAACAGCTCGTCGGCCCTGGCTGACCGAACGGCGGCTCGACACCGGGCAGCAAAGGTGGCAGTTTGCCACCGTCGATTGTGTTGGAATTGATGAAGATCCTGGAACAAGAAATCAGTCTCCGAGATGAGACACGTGCCGAAGAACAAACGCGTGACGCGTTGACTGCAGAAACTTACACAAATCGCGTCTTGCCTCTGGCACAAACCCAGGTGGAGTTAAGCACGCGTTTGTCACAAGTGCTGGCCAGCATCCAAGGTTTACCCGACGGCATCACGCTGTTTGCAAAAGAATTAGCGCTGCTCACGCGAGCCGAAGCAGTGATGAAAGAGGTGACCACCTTGCTCATTCAACCAGAAACTGGAGCACCCACCCTTGCTGCCGAAACCGAGGTGATTGAACTGCTGTTGCAATCCAAACGCGTCAATCCCAAAAGCGGTGGCGGCAGCGGTTCAAAACCGGGACGCGGCAGAAACGGAACCACCGAGCAGTCGGCACTGGCGTTACTCGGTACGGGAGCAGAAAAGAACGCGGCGGCGGTCGAACGCGATGTCAACCAAGCGACGGGTAGCACCGGAACTGAATTGCCAGCCGAGTTCCGCTCCGGCCTGGACGCCTATTTTGGTGCGTTAGAAGAAGGTCAGAGTGACTAATCCACTTTACGATCGCAAGAGGCTCCTCATGAACAATCAGCTGCGACTCTTTATTACTGTACTCCACAGGATCATCGCTGGTAGTCACGATAGCCGCGTGCGATTTCAAATCGTTGACGAACTGGCCATGCCAGTTCCACATCACGATCCGGCCAACTTAGCTTCAGTGAGCAAACAGCCGCGATCAAATCATCATCGCTCACTGCGAATAGGCATCAAGAAACGATCGCCCGCGGTGCTCCTGCCTCAATAACAAATAAACTGCGAATGCCTTAAGAGCACCCCCCCTCGTGACCAGCAAGAATCAAACACGATCGAAAGTCTCGCCCATGGCAACGAATTCTCCATTTGGACGTGAATGCGCCATCGCTTGCTTGCTGGTGATTGCAGTAAGTCCATTCAGCTTGTCGGTATCGCTGGCTCAAGTCCCGACGATTCGGTACGGTGATCGCACATCGCCCGAGGTCAAACTGATCTATGATCGAGGCCTCAATTATCTATCTGAGAAACAACAAACGGACGGTTCCTGGGCGGGCGGACAACGCGGCGGCGGGATCACCGGATTGTGCCTGATGGCATTCCTCGCCTCGGGCGAGGATCCGAACTTTGGTCAGTACTCGTTGAATGTTCGCAAGGCAATCCGCAATCTCCTGCGCAGCCAAAATTCTAACACCGGCTTTATCCCCAATAGCATGTACCACCATGGATTCGCCACATTAGCATTGTCGGAAGCGTATGGCGCGGTGGATGAAAGTCTTTTGTGGGACGACGTGCAAAACGCTGATGGTAAAACGATTGGCACTGCCTTGGAATTAGCCGTACGTTGTGCCGTAACTTCGCAAAAAAACAATCGCCAAGGTGGTTGGCGATATTCTCCTGCGTCGACAGATTCTGACACGTCCGTTTCCGGCGCAGTCCTCATGGGATTGCTTGCGGCACGGAACGCGGGCATCGAGGTTCCGGATGCGTCGATCGATCGAGCGCTACAATATTTTCGCAGCAGCACTTCGGATACTGGTATGGTCGCCTATTCCGGTGGGCTTGGCGGATTTGGTGAATCCATGAATCGATCGGCGATCGCGACTCTAGTCATGGCGGTGGGCAAACGCAAAACCTGGCCCCAATACAAAGCCACAACCGAACACATCGCGACGCGATTGAACCATCAAGAAACGGGGCATCCGTTCTACTTTCGCTACTACATGGCACAAGCCTTATTCCAAGCTGACTTTGAAGCATGGCAGGACTGGAAACGGGAAAATCTAATTGTTCTGCGGGAAACTCAAGCGAAAGACGGCAGCTTCCAGAGCGGTCATGGATTTGCCTATGGAACCGCCATGTCGTTGCTGTCACTGGCGTTGGAATACCGTTTCTTACCTATTTATGAACGTTGACCGGTCGAACGATCACCTCGACGGTTCGACGCTTCGAGTCGTCACGGCAATGAACAATTAGGACTCCGTTTATGAAACTTGCAACTGCGTGGCTTTGTAGCGCTGTGCTCATGAGCTCGTTAACCAGTCACTTGGGGGCCGACCCGATGCCCGCCAAATTGAATTGGAACAACGGAGATCAGCTCGCCGGAAAATTATTGGGCGCAGATCGAACTCACCTCGAATGGGAAGCTCCCGTCTTCACCCAACCATTCCAAATCGATCTCAATCAACTCCGCTCTGTTCAACTTCAAAGTGCTGATCAACTTCTTGACAGCGATGAATCGTTCCGCTTCTTCCTGCAATCCGGAGACGTCATCAACGGTGATCTGATCAAACTTTCCACAAAACAACTTATCATCCAATCTAAGCGTCATGGACAAATAAGTCTCGATCGAAAGCAGGTCCGAAGCTTCCGCAGGCTCAACGATCCCGCCATGATCTTCGAAGGCCCTGCAGGATTGAACGGATGGTCCACGATTAGCCGATCGCGAACCGTAGACGACTGGAAAGTAGAACCTCAAGGTGTGTTATCAACCGAGATTGTCGGGTCCGAACTTTATCGTGACCTTAGCCTACCTGAAATCGCCGAAATCGAAATCACACTCAGCTGGAAACAGAAACCTGGTTTCCTCATCACGTTTGTTGAACCGGGTGCTCGACGAGTCCCTCGTCAAACCGTCAAACTTGAAACCTGGGATGATGAACTAGTCATGCAAGCACTCGCAAGCACGGGTGATTTTGAACAGGTACAAACCTTAGGACAGGATGTCAAGCGCATCCAACTGCGATTGATTTGGGATCAATCATCCGGCGAGCTGACGGCTTTCTCACGCACGGGTGAATTACTTTCCAAGCTCAAGGCAGATCGTCAAGTCGGCAAAAAACTGACTTGCCTTTATATCAAGAATAAAGGCGCACATCTTCGACTCGAAGGTTTGCGCGTCCGCAGCTGGAATGGGACCGCCTTATCGGCTCTCGCCGAAGGACAAAGTCACATCCATCAATTAGATGGAATATTCATTTACGGCACCACTCAAGAGTTGCGGAACAACGAACTCGTCTTTGTTGGCGATCAGGACGAAACACTCATTCCGTTGGAATCGGTTTCCGCCGTGGACTTTGGTGAAAGCGACTCGGACCCGTCGAATCAACAACCGTTCCGTGTCAATTTCACGGATGGCACAGCGATCGGTGGTGAATTGCTGTCGATTGATCAGAATCGCATCACCGTTCAAACCCGCTATAGCGAAACACCTATAACTTCCAGTCGGAATGGCATGTACTCGCTCTCGTGGCGTCAGAACAAACAGGTCGAAGAGATTCCGACCGATATTCTGGAAAATCGTGGTGGCCGACTGCACGGCAAATTAGCCCCCGTCGGTGAGCGGGGTCTGCTGGGGTGGAAACCAACCGGAAGTAGAAATGCGAGCCCGCTAACATCGTCCCATCCGGCTCGCATCATTCGCCAAACAGCAAATTTGGAATCACCGTTGGAACAGGAAAATGACCAAATCTATTTCCGCAACGGCGATGTGATTCCGGGCCGCATCCTGTCAATGAATGAGCAACAGATCGAGTTAGATCCGGCGTTCGCTGCCCCAACGAGCATCTCGCGAAATTACGTTCGGGCAATCGATTTCGGCACGTCCGAGGACCACATCGGCTTACCATTTGACCAATCGGAGTGGGTCATCTCAAACAGCAGCAAAGGAGCGATCAATCGCACGGCTGACCAACTAGTGTTCCATCAATCCACCACCATCATCCACCCGGCCTTGCCAGCCGGAAACAGCGTATCATTCCATGCCACCTGGACAGAAAAAGAACCTGTTAGTTTAACCATCGGCTTACGAACTCAAATTGGAAAACGACCGCCCACACCCTACTGCAAGCTGTACTTCATTGGCGAGCAAGTGCACATCCAGGATCTGAAAAGAGGGCAAAGTTTCGTCTATCGACGTCGACTGCCCGATCGAAACGCTGAAATCGAAATGTCGCTCACTTCCAAGCGTTTCAAACTAGTCATTAATGGTGAGACCACGTTGAATGAAGCCGTTGGCAACGATCGTCCAGAAATACTCGGGCTTATGCTTGCCGTCAAACGAGAGCGGCCCAATGGTCGACCTACCAACAATCTCCTCACAATTTCGATGCTGAAAACGGGCAACGCGTTTCGACCTGCCGGTTCAATCGCCATCGACGACGATCGGAAACAACAGATTTTGACCATACCGAGAAATCGAAAAAATAATCCTCCTACTCACCTGCTTGCGGCGCGAAATGACGATCTTTTACGAGGTCGGCTGGTCAGCATGAATTCCGAACAGGTCAACTTTCGATCTCGCTTGTCGGATCTTTCATTTCCACGTGAACGCGTGGCAATCGTGCTTTGGTTAGATCCGCCCCAGAACCCAGATCAAAACACTGCTCAACCGGCCCCTTCCAACACAAAACTTGATCACCCCATGCAAGCCGTCCTGAACGGTGGAGTAACCTTCAGCTTTTCCGCCGATCGCATGTCGGAGGGACATATCCTTGGCACACACCCATTCCTGGGCCAATGTCGAATCCCGATGAAACAAGTTCGCGAAATCCGGATTGGTCAGCACACGGCTTCGGAGCCAGAAAGTCCCTTTGCCGACTGGGTACTGACCCATGCGCCGGAACCGCGATTCGCGACAACATCCAGTACACGAGACAATCCCGGACAAGGACAAATCTCCGGTGTAGACTCCCCGCTGGTCGGCACAAAGGCAAAAGACTTCCAGGCGAAGCTAATCGACGGCCAGACATTTCGACTCAGCAATCACTCTAAGAAAATCTTGATCCTCGATTTCTGGGCTACTTGGTGCGGACCTTGCCTTCGTGCGATGCCGGAAGTGATGGAGGCAGCTGCCCGATTCCCGAAAGACAAGGTTCTGTTGGTTGGAGTCAATCAACAGGAATCACCCAAGACCGTTCGGGATTTCCTTGCCGCGAAAAAATGGAATTTGTCCGTCGCCTTCGACCCGGAAGGAGCAATCGCCAAGCATTTTGAGGTGGAGGCAATTCCCCGAACAGTCATTATCGGCTCGGATGGTCAAATCAAACGCGTCTACGACGGTGCAAACAATAACCTGCAGCAAGAAATCACTCAGACCTTGATCGAACTTGGAGTTGAATCATCCGCCAAGGACAAGTTTTAAACTGCCAGATTTTAAACTGAGCCTTATCGACCACCCTGTTCCGAATAAGACAAAACATGGTTGGTTTTTGGACGCTGATTAGCGATCAAAAACTACCTACCTCTTCCGCACCATCTCGCGTGAACAGTGCTCGGAGCTTCTCCGGACTCAGACTTTCCGCAATCGCTCGCAAACTGCCATCGCAAAAAGAAGCCATCAATACACCTTGATGTAATCCCATCAAAGCTTTCACTGGATTACCATCGCCTGGAGTCCAGTCATCCGGTTTTGTCCAGACAACAGCTTGTTCATCGCCCGCTTCGACCATCATGATCGTGTTCGACGTGCCGTCTGTGATTTCCCGCATCCTCAGACCGCGTGGTGTTGTCTTACCATTTTGGTTACTAGCGGGCAGGACAATCACTCCGTGCGGATCACGAATGGTTACGTAATTTGTCTTGCCCGGATCCGCTTGACTGTTGGGGGCCCGATAAAACCTTGGCATTCTCGCAATCAACTTACGATTGCGTGGGCTGTCCCAAGGCTCGTCGAGTTGAAAATCGTTATAGAGATCAATTTCTTCGAGATACGGCAAGATGTGCACTCGCCAGCTTAATAATGGCTTACCGTTTTTATCCGTGTTATAAGCGGCCGGATAACTTTTGTGAACGGATTCGTAATTCATTATCGCAAGTCCCAATTGTCGCAGATTGTTTCCCGAGGTGGTGCGACGGGCAGACTCACGAGCAGCGGTCACTGTCGGCAGAGTCGCGGCGAAGACTAATGGTGCCGTCGCAGCCATGCTACTGCCAGGCAAACTGTGGAATGACTCGATGCGATATCTATTGTCTGAGTGACTCAGGGTCCACCAACTTGGCTTCACATTGCGTGTCAAAGCCGACATACTCGGCAAACGTGTGACATCGATGTCGATGCCTTCATTCGCAAGCATGCTGCTAACGCTTTGAATTCCCATTTGCACAGCCGGGTACAACTCGCGCATCGTATAGCTTGTGTCTTGGTAGGCGACGATGCAGGGAGCTTGACCGCCACGAAACAATTCCTTCACTCGCGGCAAGTCTGCCAACGAGGCGCGATCCTTGTCTCCTCGAAGATGCTCGCGCACGGCTTGCGGAAAGAGCCCAAAGACTAATTCACTTCCCGTTAGACACCAACTCGGCGCGAATGGAAACGCGGCGTAACGGATCGTTTTCACAGCATGCCCATCAACTTCGTTGTGAATCACCTTCAAATTTTTAGTTTTATTCAAACTTTCAACGATCTTTGCTTGGCTTGCTTCCAGAGCTGCCGCGTCAACGACAGAAATCGTGGCAATCCAACCTGTCAGCATGCCGCCGTCTTCTACCGAGGTGTGAACCGTCAAGACATCTCCCAAGCATTGCAACAATTCTTTTTTCAGGTCGATGGAAAGACTTCGAGCAAGAGCATCCAGCAGATTGTTAGATTCTTGTCGGCTCGCAAGATTAACGACAGCGAACAAGTCCAAGGCTGACTCAAGGCTCTTCTGAAGATTAGTCTTGATGGCTACGGCAACGATCGCGTTCGCTGGGATGGGGCGAAGCTCTTTGATCTTCAACGGCTGAGAAGGTACTGCGGGGAGTTTTGCTTGAGCCTTTTCGTCAAGCAAGAAATCGGTACGACAGATAAAACGTTCGGCATTAAGTCCACTGACCGAAACATACGACCTCAAATGCTGCAGTGGCGATTCGGCGAAAAAACCTGCCTGCGCAGAGTCCGGTAACACCGCCGCACCTATCTTGATCAACGCTTGCAGATCAGCGTATGTCAACGTCGCCCGACGCGGCAACGTATATTCCGCTTGCAAATCGCTCAGCCAAGTGGGTGCGGGGGTTTTTGCTCGATCCAAAATGCCGGCCATGGAGCCTTCCCCAACTCCCACCATTAAATAGTTACCATCAATCCCCCAAGTCAACTTTGTTGATGCAATTTCCGTCTGACGGAACGTATGCGTGTCGTTAATAGTCACATCGATCACCGTTCCGCGAAAGATGGCAGTCTCCAACTTTTTCAACACTTCCTCTGTCGTTTGCTTATTGTCATCCAGTCGTATGACCAAACCAGCTTCGACGTCAACGGGAGCCATCTCAAGATCGCTCACAAATAGCGAGAGGGGTTGAGTTACCAATAATTTCCCACCCAGGTGACCAGCTTCGACCACTACCAATCCCTGGCGATCACTACTTGCTGGAGCAGAATCCAAGAGTGCCTTACCAAAACCTGTGTTCAAATAGCTCGCAAAGGATCGCATTTCCGTTTCGGAAAGAAGTTTTTCGATCTGATTGTTACTCTTTGGGTCGGGCGGTACTGCGCCAGCCCAGTTCGTGTAATACACACAGGTCTCTGGAGCGATTCGAGACAGGAACGGATCCTCGACGCCAGGTGGCATCGAAATCGGAATTCCAAAACCAATGAAACCAAACAACATCCCAACAACATAAATCAGCTGATTCATAACGATTGACACGTCAAAATCCCTTCTTCGCTTACCCAACCACATCTGATGGAAATTCAAAACAAGTCTTCGCTAAATTCTATCGCCTGATTTAAATTCGTGCCACGGACGTTATGAAAGCCCCGCCGACCATCGCATTCCTGTACTTCCAAGCCTGAGAACCTAAATCCATTCACGCTACCGATGGAGATCTTATTTGCAATCAACCGAACTGACAGGCACGTCGTTTAATCCTGCGACTGGCTTGGATCGACAGGGTGCATCAACGGTAGCACGGGCTGCGGAAATCACAGTCACGGTTGTTTTCGTTGACCGTTGTTGAGGGCGGAAAGGCTTAAAAATCAATGGTTTTTTCAGGTTTCGACGCATGTCGAAATCATGATTGGCAATCCGCGCACCAATAGGTGGAACGTCCAAGGTCACCTTGCCTGCGCATTTGGATACGTGTCCCACATCGCAAACAGGATTCGTTCAGTCGGCCGTAGACCCACAGCCGTTGTCCATCCTGACCAAAGCGAGTTCGACGCGGATAGCCTCTGCGATTTTTCTTCATTAGCTGCTGAGCTTTTAGTAGAACAGTTCGCCATTGTTCATCTGTCAGGGTTCGACCCGTCGCAAAAGGATTGATCTGAGTCAAAAAGAGAACTTCTGACTTGTAGATATTTCCAATCCCGCAGATGATCGTCTGATTCATTACAGATTCGCCAATCGGCCGCAAGTCATGCACACGACAGCGTGTGATCGCGTCGCTGACACAAAACTGTTCGCTGAGCAGATCGGGTCCCAAGCGAGAGAGATAGGCATGCCGCCTCAGCCCACTAGCTGTCAATAGTTCCATCTGTTTCGGACTGAAACAAACGCAAACCTTGCCACTCACTTTTAGAACCACGGAAGCCTGCCGAGGTGCTTTTTGCCAAGGTTGGTCGGGTGCGTAAATGTGCCACGCTCCGGTCATCCCCATATGCGAGTGCAGCACATGACCACTATCAAAATGCAGCAATAGATGCTTTCCTCTTGCTTCGGTGGCAGTAATCTGTCGGCCCACGACCGGCGCGAAATCGACTGCGGCTTGTCTCGACTCGGCGGCCTGTAATTCCTGACCATTCAGGACGGCTCGCAAGCGGGTAGCCGTGCGAAAAATCGTGTCACCTTCGGGCATCCCATAACCTTTCGGCGCTGGACTGTCGCTTTGCCTCAGCCGTTACCGTCGAGTCACGCAACATCAGCCCGCGACTGGTGTTAAAAAACCCAGCTTGTTTCAGCGACTCAAACAACTCGGATTCGTGCGCCGGTACGCCATCCACTCGCGAAAGGATCACGGGTTGGTTAGTCGCGGCTTCAGCCAACATGGCCGTAAGCGCTTCAATTGCGTGCGATCGTTCGACAGGATCCGTGGGTAGGAAGCTGATCAGGGACTGTCCCGTTCGTCCTCGGTAAGCAATCAATCCTCCATTCTTCAGAATCACATGAGCGCCGGCGATCCGTTGCGGTCGCGCGTTCACTTCCTCTTTCTTGGGCCAGGGAATTGCCGCACCATAGGGATTGGCCGGATCGGTAGCCGCCAGTATCAACGAGGTTTCATCGGCGTCCTCGGAACGGTTACAATCCCGCAACTGATCATCCGCACCGGGTGCTGCAAATTGAGCCGCACCCAACCCGGCCACAAAATAACCGCGTCGAATCTTGCCAGCCTCCTCCATTGCCTTGAGCACGGGATACAGTGAGGAAAAGCCGCCTCGGACGCCATCGCTCAGAATCATTTCTCGCGTCAGCACACCGTAGCGATCGATCAATTGGGTCGCGTAACTCACTTGTTGTTCAGTCGGATTTGGCAACTCGTTCGCTGACGGCATCAGCAGTGCCCAGCGACCTTCTGCTCCTCGTTGTTTCGCCTGTCGCCGTGAGCGAAATGATCTTTGGCCCGTACGTTGTCGATTTTTCCGGCGAGACCCCGGCTTATTTTTTCGCAGGGAGCGTAGCGGTCCAATCGTGTCATTCGTGACGAGGCCGGCCCAGACCAACTGCCAGAGACTAGCCAGTAGATCGTTGCGAAATCCTCCCAGCGATCGAGCGATGTCATCGAAGAACAAAGCGCCTCGATCGCCCAACAGCTGGTAAATTGCCTGAGCGATTCCGTCTTCTGGCAGGATCGTGGCGGGCGCTAACATTGCCAAATGATCCGCCAAATAAAATGCGACCCGACCATCATCGCTGCCGAGGCTATCGAATCCTCGCCAGACAATTTCACCCGCGGCACATAGCTCGTCCAAGTCCGATGCTTGATAGCCTTTCAAACGTTGAGGCAGTATGTCCGACTCCCAGACCGATGCGGGCAGTGCCACTCCTTGTAGTTGTTCAATGACATCCAAGAGTCCATCCAAGCCTACCTTTGGATGATGAATCGATTGCCAGCGTGGCAGAAACTTTGCTAGTGCATTTTGTTCGACCGGCGCGATCTGTTTCCGCAGCTTTGCCAGTGATCGACCTTTCAAACGTTTTAGCACTTGAGGATCACACCATTCTCGCCCCCGTCCTCCCGGCAAAAACTCACCCTCCAACACTCGCCCTCGCTCGGCCAACTCCGTCAACGCAGTCTGAACGGGAGCTACCCCGAGTCCAAGCCGTCGAGCAACGTCCTCAGCTTGAAAGGGCACGTGAGTACGAGCGTAGCGTGAGACCAGATCGTGGAGTGGAGATTGGGTTGTTTCCAGAAAGGCATCCGGTAAACCCAGCGGCAAGGCGACTCCCAAAGCATCACGAAGTCGACCAGCATCCTCAGCAGCCGCATAACGGGTCTCTCCGGCGACTCGGACTTCGATCACGCGCCGCTGGTCGACCAAGGTGGCCAGCCAGCTGCGCAGTTGCTCCATCGATACCGGCTCATCGACTCGTGCAAATAATTCCGTTTCCGACAAATCACCCAATTGCCGCAATTGATCGCACAACGAATCTGGATGCGAGATCGGGTAGCGGCCATCGAGCCGCAGCAGTTCCAGGTTCAGCTCATCCACTGCATCCGCATCCAACAACTCGCGCAGCTCAGCGTCGCCTAACAACTCACACAGCTGCGAGTGATCGAGGGCCAGTGTTTGGGCCCGCCGTTCGGCCAAAGGCGTATCACCTTCATACATGAAGTGGGCTGTGTAATTAAACAGCAGCGAAGAGGCGAAGGGCGAGGCAAGTTGCGTCTCGACGGTTTTGACTCGAATGGTACGACTTTTGACATCGCGCAACAGTTGCTTCAGACCTCGAATGTCGAACACATCGCGCAAGCATTCTCGA
Coding sequences:
- a CDS encoding TlpA disulfide reductase family protein; this encodes MKLATAWLCSAVLMSSLTSHLGADPMPAKLNWNNGDQLAGKLLGADRTHLEWEAPVFTQPFQIDLNQLRSVQLQSADQLLDSDESFRFFLQSGDVINGDLIKLSTKQLIIQSKRHGQISLDRKQVRSFRRLNDPAMIFEGPAGLNGWSTISRSRTVDDWKVEPQGVLSTEIVGSELYRDLSLPEIAEIEITLSWKQKPGFLITFVEPGARRVPRQTVKLETWDDELVMQALASTGDFEQVQTLGQDVKRIQLRLIWDQSSGELTAFSRTGELLSKLKADRQVGKKLTCLYIKNKGAHLRLEGLRVRSWNGTALSALAEGQSHIHQLDGIFIYGTTQELRNNELVFVGDQDETLIPLESVSAVDFGESDSDPSNQQPFRVNFTDGTAIGGELLSIDQNRITVQTRYSETPITSSRNGMYSLSWRQNKQVEEIPTDILENRGGRLHGKLAPVGERGLLGWKPTGSRNASPLTSSHPARIIRQTANLESPLEQENDQIYFRNGDVIPGRILSMNEQQIELDPAFAAPTSISRNYVRAIDFGTSEDHIGLPFDQSEWVISNSSKGAINRTADQLVFHQSTTIIHPALPAGNSVSFHATWTEKEPVSLTIGLRTQIGKRPPTPYCKLYFIGEQVHIQDLKRGQSFVYRRRLPDRNAEIEMSLTSKRFKLVINGETTLNEAVGNDRPEILGLMLAVKRERPNGRPTNNLLTISMLKTGNAFRPAGSIAIDDDRKQQILTIPRNRKNNPPTHLLAARNDDLLRGRLVSMNSEQVNFRSRLSDLSFPRERVAIVLWLDPPQNPDQNTAQPAPSNTKLDHPMQAVLNGGVTFSFSADRMSEGHILGTHPFLGQCRIPMKQVREIRIGQHTASEPESPFADWVLTHAPEPRFATTSSTRDNPGQGQISGVDSPLVGTKAKDFQAKLIDGQTFRLSNHSKKILILDFWATWCGPCLRAMPEVMEAAARFPKDKVLLVGVNQQESPKTVRDFLAAKKWNLSVAFDPEGAIAKHFEVEAIPRTVIIGSDGQIKRVYDGANNNLQQEITQTLIELGVESSAKDKF
- a CDS encoding DUF1559 domain-containing protein gives rise to the protein MSIVMNQLIYVVGMLFGFIGFGIPISMPPGVEDPFLSRIAPETCVYYTNWAGAVPPDPKSNNQIEKLLSETEMRSFASYLNTGFGKALLDSAPASSDRQGLVVVEAGHLGGKLLVTQPLSLFVSDLEMAPVDVEAGLVIRLDDNKQTTEEVLKKLETAIFRGTVIDVTINDTHTFRQTEIASTKLTWGIDGNYLMVGVGEGSMAGILDRAKTPAPTWLSDLQAEYTLPRRATLTYADLQALIKIGAAVLPDSAQAGFFAESPLQHLRSYVSVSGLNAERFICRTDFLLDEKAQAKLPAVPSQPLKIKELRPIPANAIVAVAIKTNLQKSLESALDLFAVVNLASRQESNNLLDALARSLSIDLKKELLQCLGDVLTVHTSVEDGGMLTGWIATISVVDAAALEASQAKIVESLNKTKNLKVIHNEVDGHAVKTIRYAAFPFAPSWCLTGSELVFGLFPQAVREHLRGDKDRASLADLPRVKELFRGGQAPCIVAYQDTSYTMRELYPAVQMGIQSVSSMLANEGIDIDVTRLPSMSALTRNVKPSWWTLSHSDNRYRIESFHSLPGSSMAATAPLVFAATLPTVTAARESARRTTSGNNLRQLGLAIMNYESVHKSYPAAYNTDKNGKPLLSWRVHILPYLEEIDLYNDFQLDEPWDSPRNRKLIARMPRFYRAPNSQADPGKTNYVTIRDPHGVIVLPASNQNGKTTPRGLRMREITDGTSNTIMMVEAGDEQAVVWTKPDDWTPGDGNPVKALMGLHQGVLMASFCDGSLRAIAESLSPEKLRALFTRDGAEEVGSF
- a CDS encoding DNA-formamidopyrimidine glycosylase family protein; translation: MPEGDTIFRTATRLRAVLNGQELQAAESRQAAVDFAPVVGRQITATEARGKHLLLHFDSGHVLHSHMGMTGAWHIYAPDQPWQKAPRQASVVLKVSGKVCVCFSPKQMELLTASGLRRHAYLSRLGPDLLSEQFCVSDAITRCRVHDLRPIGESVMNQTIICGIGNIYKSEVLFLTQINPFATGRTLTDEQWRTVLLKAQQLMKKNRRGYPRRTRFGQDGQRLWVYGRLNESCLRCGTRIQMRRQGDLGRSTYWCADCQS
- a CDS encoding squalene--hopene cyclase, which gives rise to MATNSPFGRECAIACLLVIAVSPFSLSVSLAQVPTIRYGDRTSPEVKLIYDRGLNYLSEKQQTDGSWAGGQRGGGITGLCLMAFLASGEDPNFGQYSLNVRKAIRNLLRSQNSNTGFIPNSMYHHGFATLALSEAYGAVDESLLWDDVQNADGKTIGTALELAVRCAVTSQKNNRQGGWRYSPASTDSDTSVSGAVLMGLLAARNAGIEVPDASIDRALQYFRSSTSDTGMVAYSGGLGGFGESMNRSAIATLVMAVGKRKTWPQYKATTEHIATRLNHQETGHPFYFRYYMAQALFQADFEAWQDWKRENLIVLRETQAKDGSFQSGHGFAYGTAMSLLSLALEYRFLPIYER